A single region of the Buchnera aphidicola (Pseudoregma panicola) genome encodes:
- the pfkA gene encoding 6-phosphofructokinase, with the protein MIRKIGVLTSGGDAPGMNAAIRGIVITGIKSGMEIFGIKDGFLGLYRNKIKKLNIKIVSDMINKGGTFLGSSRFPEFKEKKNRYIAIKNLKKKNIDSLIIIGGDGSYVGAQKLNEMGISCISIPSTIDNDVSGTDYTIGYYTALETIVKSIDKIRDTSISHKRISLVEIMGRNCGDLTLLSSIAGGCEFLVIPENKISKEQLLLEILKEIKNGKKHSIIVITENLYNIQSLAKYIEKKTNRETRATILGHVQRGGVPVVYDRILASRMGSYAIEILKKGFSGRCIGIKNEKIVHNSIKESLNDIKKNSTQYWLNLSKKLF; encoded by the coding sequence ATGATAAGAAAAATAGGGGTATTAACTAGTGGTGGTGATGCCCCAGGCATGAATGCTGCTATTAGAGGGATAGTAATAACAGGAATAAAATCAGGAATGGAAATATTTGGTATAAAGGATGGATTTTTAGGGCTATATAGAAATAAAATAAAAAAATTAAATATAAAAATAGTATCTGACATGATAAACAAGGGAGGAACATTTTTAGGATCTTCTAGATTTCCAGAATTTAAAGAAAAAAAAAATAGATATATTGCAATAAAAAATTTAAAAAAAAAAAATATAGATTCCTTAATTATAATAGGTGGAGACGGATCTTATGTAGGAGCTCAAAAATTGAATGAAATGGGAATTTCTTGCATTAGTATTCCTAGCACTATAGACAATGATGTTTCAGGAACAGACTACACTATAGGATATTATACTGCTTTAGAAACAATAGTAAAATCTATAGATAAAATAAGAGATACATCTATATCTCATAAAAGAATTTCTTTAGTAGAAATTATGGGAAGAAATTGTGGAGATTTAACTTTACTGTCTTCCATAGCTGGTGGTTGTGAATTTTTAGTAATACCAGAAAATAAAATTTCTAAAGAACAATTATTGTTAGAAATATTGAAAGAAATAAAAAATGGAAAAAAACATTCTATAATAGTAATTACAGAAAATTTATATAATATACAATCATTAGCTAAATATATAGAAAAAAAAACTAATAGAGAAACTAGAGCAACAATTTTAGGACATGTTCAAAGAGGAGGAGTTCCTGTAGTTTACGATAGAATATTAGCATCTAGAATGGGTTCTTATGCAATAGAAATATTAAAAAAAGGATTTTCAGGAAGATGTATAGGAATAAAAAATGAAAAGATTGTACATAATAGTATAAAAGAATCTTTAAATGATATTAAGAAAAATTCAACACAATATTGGTTGAATTTATCTAAAAAATTATTCTAA